The Monomorium pharaonis isolate MP-MQ-018 unplaced genomic scaffold, ASM1337386v2 scaffold_470, whole genome shotgun sequence nucleotide sequence ACAATTACATACCTAtacttatatttctattatataacaGATAAATGTGTAATCTCACTTCTCTATATAATTGCTGCAACAATTCTCTAACATTTTGACTCGCATTATCAGTATTCAAGACAAACTTAAGACCTGAAGGtgtttcaaaataatgaaGCGTATATTTGCCCGTCTTGTAATATAGAAAGCCCTCCTTAGGATCCAATGGtgagattttatttacaaacgaTTTCATGGAAAACAGCATtccatacattaattttgctTCCTATAAatcatgaataaattttttgtaattattaggagaatgtcaattttattaataccattttttttcttatcattttgaattatatttaattgatttaatcctgtattatcttttatatttatatacatcttTTTTTCACGGTTtgctttgaaaaaattttaatgcaatggtcataaataagaaaataagtaGCTCTATTTACCagagtttttctttcttttttttatagtctgtgtaattcaaatatatttaaattccaatttcttaactttattcaattctgtattattattcatttctgTGCCGATTTTTCCTCAACTATTCATTGTATTATCCCACAAAAGCATACAATGAGTGCAtgcaatgtgtatgtatgtacatgtaatACATTGAATACTCGTATTACATTACGTTTGCTAAGCTAAAATGACTGTGCGAATCAGTCATCTTTGCGAGTATCGTAAACTGTTGACATACCAGATTAGTTTTTCTAATCGACATGCAACTGTCAATAACTACATTACCTCCTCCCTCGTTATCCCCGACTTATTCAATCTGTTCCAC carries:
- the LOC105833562 gene encoding trafficking protein particle complex subunit 1, which codes for MTIHNLYIFSKTGTLLYYAEWNRLNKSGITREEEAKLMYGMLFSMKSFVNKISPLDPKEGFLYYKTGKYTLHYFETPSGLKFVLNTDNASQNVRELLQQLYREVYLEYVVKNPFCQLNEPIQSELFKVKVDELFKKSPLFLSRSL